The genomic window ACGTAAGAAAATTATGttcttagataaaaaaaattgttttttttcCCTTGTTTTTTCTTAAAATATTGAGGAATTTATcctaaatttttttatgattatagaTAAAaactttttttgtattttttatatttttttaaaaaaattatgtgatagattaatttcaaaatatttatatGCTTATGTACGAACAATTTTTGTATTTAccattaaaaaatttttgtattcACTTCTTATGTTTCTTTTAAAAGATAGTGTTAAAAAATTTATGTTTGcttcctatttttttttaaagatttgtgtgtttattcttaaaaaaattatgtGTTTATTGCAAAAACAGTTTATATGTTTTCTTAAAATAATTGTGTGTTTGTGACAAAAAAAGTtatatttatgtaaaaaaaacatgtattttttgttttttatgcaatttattcttcttcattttatcttttatctctcttctttattttttttcataattttttgtaGAAgtatataaagaaagaaaaaagcaaaGTAAAAAAGAAGATTGTGAGAAGAAAAAGAatgccaaaaaataaaaaataaaaaagcaggatatgcaaaagaagaaagagaagaaaaaaaaatgtaaagtCAATNNNNNNNNNNNNNNNNNNNNNNNNNNNNNNNNNNNNNNNNNNNNNNNNNNNNNNNNNNNNNNNNNNNNNNNNAAAACGGAAATTCTTCAACTTAAGAAAGGGGTTAGCTAACTTAGCTGATGCCAAGTCATAGATCACCAATATTGGTGACAAACGCGTCAGCTCGTATGAACACAAAAAGACAGTTAAAAATGGGTTCGGTCGGCGTTAAGCGAACTTCCCATGATACCCTTCACCCAACTGTAGCCAACTTTAAAGTCAAACTGACAGCTAACACCCCAAAGGGCATTTCCGTCTTTTAAGGAAGCAACCTTCCCAACACTTCAAAGGTCACGCGTCAACCCCTAAACAGTCACGTGTCGGTCAAGTAAAAGCCTCAACGCGTGCTGTGGCAAACGCATCTCCAAGAATCCTATGGTGCATAACCGCACGTGCCGGTTCCCAGAAAATTCTCACCGGTAGCCGCCGGTAACCCCCCGAGAGTTAAATTCCGTTTCAACTCATAAGTTTCAGAAgttttttttgataaaaaatcAGAAAGTGCGAGAAAATTCCCAAGAAAACCTCAACAaccgaaaagaaagaaagaaagaaagaaagaaaggaaagaaaaaacaGAGAAGCCGTTTGAAATCGAATCGaatcaaataaaatcaaatcaatccTCTTGGAAGCGTTGAGTTTGAATAGAAATTGGTGTGAAGAACTTGGAAAGATGGTGGCTGAAGCAGAGCTTGTGTGTCAACAGAGCGTGGCGTTGTTGGATGTGAAGTATTTTCCGAACAAAGGGACTGGAATTCACGAGATCGAAGACGCAGCACCCACTGCTATCTCGCCTCCGAGTTTTGACCGAGCTCGACCTTCTGAATCGGTCTCCGCTCAGTTACTCACTTCACAAGATGTCAGTTTTTCAGAACCTTACCCAActtcctttttttcttctctAAATTTTGTGAATTCTGTGTTTCTGTTCCTTAAATACAGTATGAACGTTTTCTTTCTTTCCGTTTTTCTTTGGTTCGCTTGTTTCGTCTTCTGAATTCTTTGATTTCCTGGAAAAAGAAATTGGCTTGGTACTTGATAGGCGAAGATTCTTAGGTACCTGAATTATGCAATTTTCGGTTAGATTAGTTCCTTGTGTTTCTTACTTGTTTGATTTAGCAACCTGTGTTTAGTTTAACATCTTCTTTCATGTTGATCCGAATTTTTGGTTAGCACCAAGGAGCGAAATGTTTTGTGAATCTCTCTCTGGCCTTTTGAAATTGATTTCTTTTTGTTGGCGTAGATACGCATGGGAATGGATTTTTTATGTAGTTGGTACCATGAAGAATAACGCTCTTGCTAGTGCCAACCAAAGGTGTGTTGTTGTGGATCAAATCCTCCATGAATAGTTGTAAATGTGATTGTATGTGATTACAGATCACATCCTTGTTGGCTGTAATTAATAACTATGTGTAGCCAAAATGTTTTTATTGCTGAATGATGTGATTGAAGAACTTATATGAATGTTAAATGTTAATTATGAAATGCATTAACTTCCACCTATTGGGTTTGTTTTGTTTCTGATTTCTGATTTATGCAATGTAGAGCATGATTTTGCATATGTTGTGTACGGGTCAAGCTAACTAGATCATGTCCTTTGATATAGTGATTCTCATTTTCTGTGATTTGATTGTGGTACAGGAAGCCGGACCTACCGAAAGAATCTCAGATGCAGCTCTTGAAAATGCTGTTCTGCAATTTGTTCCCTGCATCCGTTCTGGTAGTTTTGCTGATATTGGGCCACGAAGATACATGGAAGATGAACATATAAGGATAGATGATTTGTCGTCTCACCTTGGATCACTACACACCTTTCCTAAACCGAGTGCTTTCTACGGGGTAATTAATGTTTTCACCATGGTAGCTCAATCCTTTGTCCATTCAAATCATAAACTTATTTGAGATTTGGTGATTCTCACAGGTTTTTGACGGTCATGGAGGACCTGAAGCTGCAGCTTATGTAAGAAAAAATGTAATAAAATTCTTCTTTGAGGATGGTAGTTTCCCACAGACATCTGAAGTAGATAATGTGTTTCTGGAAGAGGTTGAGAATTCCCTAAGGAAAGCATTTCTTTCAGCTGACTCGGCATTGGCTGATGATTGCAGTGTGAACACGTCATCAGGCACCACGGCTCTCACTGCTTTGGTGCTTGGAAGGTATATCCATACTTCACTTCCTTGGTTCTCTTTTGTTCGATGTGCTTTTATTTAATGTACATATGATGACCTCAAACATTAAATTAGGTTTAGAGCCTGTGACCTCTTTATATTTGCATTGCTGACCCTGGTGTAATGTTCCAGGCTTCTGATGGTGGCCAATGCTGGTGATTGCCGGGCAGTTCTCTGTCGTAAAGGAGAGGCCATTGACATGTCTCAAGATCACAGGCCTATATATGCATCAGAGCGGAGGCGAGTTGAAGAATTGGGCGGTTACATAGAAGATGGTTACCTTAATGGGGTTCTGTCCGTTACTCGAGCCCTAGGTGACTGGGACATGAAGTTACCAAAGGGTTCTTCCTCCCCTTTGATTGCAGAGCCTGAGTTCCGACAAATGGTCCTAACAGAGGACGACGAATTCCTCATCATAGGGTGTGATGGCATCTGGGATGTGATGTCAAGTCAGCATGCAGTTAGCCTTGTTCGCAAAGGTCTGAGGCGACACGATGACCCTGATAAATGCGCAAGGGACCTCGTCATGGAGGCATTGCGCTTGAACACATTTGACAACCTCACTGTTATCATTGTTTGCTTCTCTTCCCTTGACAACAATGAGTCCTCTACACCTCCGTCTCCACCTTGCCAGCGGAAAATTAGATGTTGCAGCCTCTCTGCAGAGGCTCTTTGTAGCTTGAGGAGTTTATTGGAAGGGAGTGCCAGCAACTAAGCGTGTATGTACATTAACATCAAATAAAATGTGATTGTGGAGATATTGTATGCTGTTTTTGGCTGCTTCAGTTATATTACCCATTGGAAAAAGTAGCCATAATTTTTTCCTACGTGGTCGGTTGATGTACATAGACCGGGGTCAGGGATCCGTGGTTGGTGGTTGCAGCAGCGGTGATGGCGGTGGGCGGCCGTGTATAtatgtattattgttagatttattttgtattataGTNNNNNNNNNNNNNNNNNNNNNNNNNNNNNNNNNNNNNNNNNNNNNNNNNNNNNNNNNNNNNNNNNNNNNNNNNNNNNNNNNNNNNNNNNNNNNNNNNNNNNNNNNNNNNNNNNNNNNNNNNNNNNNNNNNNNNNTCTGATAGTAATTGTATGATAGCAGGGATATCGGAGTTAATCCACACCTAGACGTGGCGAGTAATTACTGATTAGCTTTGAGGGTATAATTATCCTTCGTTCGATGAACAAATTTTACTGCAAATGTCTAcatgaatataaatatataataatccttgTCTTGGAATTATCAAATTTTACATTTTTACTGCAAATGTCTACAACAATATAATAATCCTTGTCTTATACGGGTGCAATTTGACTTCGTTTACAACGTGGTCTAAAAcggttttaaaaaataaataaaaaagttgatgcaaaaaattatgtttTGCGATTTCATATAGGTTTTACATTTTAGATTTAGGTCTCGTCTAGGAAGATCTATAAATCATTCTTTTAGAATAAACCATCAAAATAGTACTGAAAAGTTTGCATCACTGATAAATCAAATTCTAAAAGATGCTTATGACAAATAAACCCTAAAACATTTAAAAAGATAACAAAAAGAATTAGATATTGAATATATGTTCTATAAGACAATTTTGGAGACTAAATTTTGATGTAAATTTCACAATTATGATTGAAAAAAtaagttatttttcttcttaaaatttagtaattttttgtgaagtaaattttttttaaaaaaaatttattgtgaatgataatatttttgttaaaaataaaaagaaaaatttagagATCAAATTTTGCTCTAAATTTTTTTGTGTATCTTCTAAATATTTATTGTAATGTTaccaaaaaaatttagatttaatGGATAAGTCGTTTGCTAAATgtgaaatttttttgttatttacaaaaaaaatatttatttgtttttttgttgcattttcaaataattcaaaaactattttgtcaataatatTTTTTGGAGACTATTTTATCAACGGTTGAATTTTTCGGGTACCGAATTGAAAGCtaaccattttaaatttttttaacttaTAAAATATTACAGCATTATTTGATACAATTTTcgcaattttttaaaaagttacttAATGTAAACCCcgattaaattagtagataattagttaataaattattttttaataaggaggattagaaatgcgaatattatatcaaaatagggtagagctcatcgaaacgagaattttgacactaatttcaaaaaaatcgcgagctggtatcgaggaacatacctgggaactcgaatcagatatgcgaaaggactatccacatctcttttcaggtaactatatttgaattttgagggcaaaattctttattaggtgggtaggatgtaaaccccgattaaattagtagataattagttaataaattattttttaataaggaggattagaaatgcgaatattatatcaaaatagggtagagctcatcgaaacgagaattttgacactaatttcaaaaaaatcgGTCCAAAATTAGACCaaacgggccgaaccggttgaaccgggcccaaaccaggcccgtgggcccaaccggcTCAGAATTTAATGAATCCAAGCCTCTCTTCTTCCCCATTCAGCAGAGGCAGCGTGAAACACATTTAGGGGAAGAGAGAAACGAAGAACGTTTCCAACCCTTACGGTAAATTCAATTTGCCGTAACTCCTccatccgagctccgatcgccgcaccgtttgcggccacgcgtccaccgcgtcgagctctacatttctaccggaacaatttcactggtaacttgtttaatcactctCAGCCCTCTTTTCtcccaattttcgaattttaagtgggaatattgaatttctttgatttctgatgttttaggatccaattagcttgagagaaaTGTTCACtctgatatatatggcataaacgtttgtgggcatgcatttggaacttaaagcattagacctgcgatattgagactgatcaacttaatatcacttgtttggtgtgtatagggaccagatgtcgactcgcggacgCGGTCGTGGGCGAGGTAGAGGTAGGACAGGCACCGTTACTCCTGCTTCCATAGGGActgatccagtagactttatggctgccctGGGAAATATGGCTGCAGCTATGCAGGCAACAGCTGAGGCATTGGGTAATCATGGGAACAATAATGATGAGGACGGTCTTATGACGCTTGCTACATTTCTGAAAGTTCACCCTCCAACCTttaggggaacctcaaatcccactgatgcagataattggattcaGGCTATGGAAAGGGCATTACAGGCACAACAGGTTCCTGAAGAGCAATGGGTTGAATTTGGACCTTATCAGCTGCAAGGTGAagct from Arachis ipaensis cultivar K30076 chromosome B09, Araip1.1, whole genome shotgun sequence includes these protein-coding regions:
- the LOC107618474 gene encoding probable protein phosphatase 2C 49 isoform X1, coding for MVAEAELVCQQSVALLDVKYFPNKGTGIHEIEDAAPTAISPPSFDRARPSESVSAQLLTSQDEAGPTERISDAALENAVLQFVPCIRSGSFADIGPRRYMEDEHIRIDDLSSHLGSLHTFPKPSAFYGVFDGHGGPEAAAYVRKNVIKFFFEDGSFPQTSEVDNVFLEEVENSLRKAFLSADSALADDCSVNTSSGTTALTALVLGRLLMVANAGDCRAVLCRKGEAIDMSQDHRPIYASERRRVEELGGYIEDGYLNGVLSVTRALGDWDMKLPKGSSSPLIAEPEFRQMVLTEDDEFLIIGCDGIWDVMSSQHAVSLVRKGLRRHDDPDKCARDLVMEALRLNTFDNLTVIIVCFSSLDNNESSTPPSPPCQRKIRCCSLSAEALCSLRSLLEGSASN
- the LOC107618474 gene encoding probable protein phosphatase 2C 49 isoform X2, with protein sequence MEDEHIRIDDLSSHLGSLHTFPKPSAFYGVFDGHGGPEAAAYVRKNVIKFFFEDGSFPQTSEVDNVFLEEVENSLRKAFLSADSALADDCSVNTSSGTTALTALVLGRLLMVANAGDCRAVLCRKGEAIDMSQDHRPIYASERRRVEELGGYIEDGYLNGVLSVTRALGDWDMKLPKGSSSPLIAEPEFRQMVLTEDDEFLIIGCDGIWDVMSSQHAVSLVRKGLRRHDDPDKCARDLVMEALRLNTFDNLTVIIVCFSSLDNNESSTPPSPPCQRKIRCCSLSAEALCSLRSLLEGSASN